The Aedes aegypti strain LVP_AGWG chromosome 3, AaegL5.0 Primary Assembly, whole genome shotgun sequence genome contains a region encoding:
- the LOC5574940 gene encoding zinc metalloproteinase nas-14 isoform X1 yields the protein MELHGSVSLLMLLLSAAWLPVHSKGYNYDCETRTGNYEGDIVLTERQEEIVISGRDPVVTDVDKWANNLVPYVIEAETLTPDHAKLIREAMTKIEDESTVRFVPRKQDRDYLVISGETSGCWSTLGRNRGLNRMNISPSECMLEGAIVHQLLHVLGFGHVTNQQDRDFYLDVNWDHVRPEHVKSLNLHEGRIVPNYGMPFDVESIMHFGPNHFSHNGLDTIVPKNENHIIGHRAEMSLKDIRKLNIMYPCGYC from the exons ATGGAACTGCACGGTTCGGTTTCGCTGCTGATGCTGCTTCTGAGTGCAGCTTGGCTTCCGGTTCATTCGAAGGGTT ATAACTACGATTGTGAAACCAGAACCGGAAACTATGAGGGTGATATAGTGCTTACAGAGCGGCAAGAAGAAATAGTCATTTCCGGGAGGGATCCAGTGGTGACGGATGTGGATAAATGGGCCAACAATTTGGTTCCATATGTGATCGAAGCCGAGACCTTGA CACCTGACCACGCCAAACTGATTCGAGAGGCCATGACCAAGATCGAAGACGAGAGCACTGTCCGGTTTGTGCCGAGGAAGCAAGATCGAGACTACCTGGTCATTTCCGGCGAAACAAGTGGATGCTGGTCTACGTTAGGTCGTAATCGAGGTCTTAACCGAATGAACATCTCTCCAAGTGAGTGCATGTTAGAAGGAGCAATCGTTCACCAACTGCTGCACGTTCTCGGCTTCGGACACGTGACCAATCAGCAGGATCGCGACTTCTATTTGGATGTCAACTGGGATCATGTTAGACCGGAACACGTGAAGAGTCTGAATTTGCACGAGGGGCGTATCGTACCAAACTATGGCATGCCGTTCGACGTGGAAAGCATTATGCACTTTGGACCGAACCACTTCAGTCACAATGGACTTGATACGATCGTCCCGAAG AACGAAAACCACATCATTGGACACCGCGCTGAGATGAGTTTGAAGGACATCCGTAAATTGAACATTATGTATCCCTGTGGATATTGTTAA
- the LOC5574940 gene encoding zinc metalloproteinase nas-14 isoform X2, with product MELHGSVSLLMLLLSAAWLPVHSKDNYDCETRTGNYEGDIVLTERQEEIVISGRDPVVTDVDKWANNLVPYVIEAETLTPDHAKLIREAMTKIEDESTVRFVPRKQDRDYLVISGETSGCWSTLGRNRGLNRMNISPSECMLEGAIVHQLLHVLGFGHVTNQQDRDFYLDVNWDHVRPEHVKSLNLHEGRIVPNYGMPFDVESIMHFGPNHFSHNGLDTIVPKNENHIIGHRAEMSLKDIRKLNIMYPCGYC from the exons ATGGAACTGCACGGTTCGGTTTCGCTGCTGATGCTGCTTCTGAGTGCAGCTTGGCTTCCGGTTCATTCGAAGG ATAACTACGATTGTGAAACCAGAACCGGAAACTATGAGGGTGATATAGTGCTTACAGAGCGGCAAGAAGAAATAGTCATTTCCGGGAGGGATCCAGTGGTGACGGATGTGGATAAATGGGCCAACAATTTGGTTCCATATGTGATCGAAGCCGAGACCTTGA CACCTGACCACGCCAAACTGATTCGAGAGGCCATGACCAAGATCGAAGACGAGAGCACTGTCCGGTTTGTGCCGAGGAAGCAAGATCGAGACTACCTGGTCATTTCCGGCGAAACAAGTGGATGCTGGTCTACGTTAGGTCGTAATCGAGGTCTTAACCGAATGAACATCTCTCCAAGTGAGTGCATGTTAGAAGGAGCAATCGTTCACCAACTGCTGCACGTTCTCGGCTTCGGACACGTGACCAATCAGCAGGATCGCGACTTCTATTTGGATGTCAACTGGGATCATGTTAGACCGGAACACGTGAAGAGTCTGAATTTGCACGAGGGGCGTATCGTACCAAACTATGGCATGCCGTTCGACGTGGAAAGCATTATGCACTTTGGACCGAACCACTTCAGTCACAATGGACTTGATACGATCGTCCCGAAG AACGAAAACCACATCATTGGACACCGCGCTGAGATGAGTTTGAAGGACATCCGTAAATTGAACATTATGTATCCCTGTGGATATTGTTAA